In a single window of the Dreissena polymorpha isolate Duluth1 chromosome 3, UMN_Dpol_1.0, whole genome shotgun sequence genome:
- the LOC127873183 gene encoding uncharacterized protein LOC127873183 yields MSCVSHCLGRLCVALKIIALITNITALGLPYWYKGSPTTSSGVDGSNTVETTIREGLWKKCTDLEYVSSSNSFCEDNEATTVILAIRWILIVACGIIGIAILASGAAVLESNKTAYIVGAVHSFISVALNATSAALYATKVKDDLGFELKHLYIGWGLNFLSLFTGLLGALLALCLTRMVGNKKVEDEEK; encoded by the exons ATGAGTTGTGTAAGCCACTGTCTGGGAAGGTTGTGCGTTGCCTTGAAGATTATTGCGCTCATCACGAACATCACGGCGCTTGGGCTACCCTACTGGTACAAGGGCTCTCCCACTACGAGCTCGGGGGTGGACGGATCCAACACGGTGGAGACCACAATACGAGAGGGACTGTGGAAGAAGTGCACCGACCTTGAATACGTGTCCAGCTCGAACTCGTTCTGCGAGGATAACGAAG CTACCACGGTGATCCTGGCGATTCGTTGGATCCTAATTGTAGCCTGCGGAATCATCGGCATCGCTATCCTAGCTTCCGGTGCAGCAGTCCTGGAGAGCAATAAAACTGCATACATTGTTGGCGCCGTCCACTCGTTCATATCCG tggCCTTGAACGCAACCAGTGCGGCCTTGTATGCCACAAAGGTCAAGGACGACCTAGGATTCGAGCTCAAGCACCTGTATATCGGCTGGGGGCTGAACTTCCTGTCCCTCTTCACGGGGTTGCTAGGGGCCCTCCTGGCGCTCTGTCTGACCCGTATGGTCGGGAATAAGAAAGTAGAGGATGAGGAAAAGTAG